A single window of Acetobacteraceae bacterium DNA harbors:
- the bioB gene encoding biotin synthase BioB, with protein sequence MPNALSTLSKCRHDWKKEEVKALFDLPFADLLFKAQQVHRENHDPNHVQISSLLSVKSGGCPEDCAYCPQSSKYNTPVKADKLMPLEKIVARAKAAKDQGADRFCMGAAWRSPKERDMDAICEMVSAVKALDIETCLTMGMLTSEQAKQLKEAGLDYYNHNLDTSEEFYGTVITTRTYQDRLETLGHVRDNDIHVCCGGIIGMGETILDRVELIRTLANLPVHPESVPLNLLIRIEGTPLEKLPDLDILDFIRTVAVTRILMPKSHVRLAAGRKDMSDEAHALCFFAGANSIFLGEQLLTAENPTASRDEDLLKRLGIKAFQKSACC encoded by the coding sequence ATGCCTAACGCCCTCTCCACGCTTTCTAAATGTCGTCACGATTGGAAGAAAGAAGAAGTTAAAGCCTTATTCGATTTACCGTTTGCAGATCTTTTATTCAAAGCACAGCAAGTTCATCGGGAAAATCATGACCCTAACCATGTCCAGATTTCCTCCCTTTTATCTGTTAAAAGTGGCGGATGCCCTGAAGATTGCGCTTATTGTCCACAGAGCTCTAAATATAATACGCCTGTCAAAGCAGACAAATTAATGCCTTTAGAGAAGATTGTTGCACGCGCAAAAGCTGCAAAAGATCAGGGCGCTGATCGCTTTTGTATGGGGGCTGCATGGCGTTCTCCAAAAGAAAGAGATATGGATGCTATTTGTGAAATGGTTTCTGCTGTCAAAGCTTTAGACATCGAAACATGTCTTACAATGGGGATGCTAACCTCAGAGCAGGCAAAGCAACTTAAAGAAGCAGGATTAGATTATTATAACCATAATCTTGATACTTCGGAAGAGTTCTACGGAACAGTCATTACAACAAGAACCTATCAAGACCGCCTTGAAACGCTTGGACACGTAAGAGACAATGATATTCATGTTTGCTGTGGCGGCATTATCGGTATGGGAGAAACCATTCTAGATCGTGTGGAACTCATCCGTACACTCGCCAACCTACCTGTTCATCCAGAAAGTGTTCCTTTAAACCTTTTGATACGAATTGAAGGAACGCCTTTAGAAAAACTTCCTGATTTGGATATTTTAGATTTTATCCGAACAGTTGCCGTAACACGTATTTTAATGCCTAAAAGCCACGTGCGTTTAGCAGCTGGCCGTAAAGATATGTCAGATGAAGCACATGCTTTGTGCTTTTTTGCCGGTGCCAATTCTATTTTTCTCGGAGAGCAGCTTTTAACGGCAGAAAATCCAACAGCTTCACGTGATGAAGATCTCTTGAAACGTCTAGGGATCAAAGCGTTTCAAAAATCTGCATGCTGTTAA